A stretch of Ipomoea triloba cultivar NCNSP0323 chromosome 11, ASM357664v1 DNA encodes these proteins:
- the LOC115995702 gene encoding protein TIFY 10A-like, whose amino-acid sequence MGSSETMDSGRFSGQRSNFSHTCALLSQYLKEKGSFGDLSLGTPTMNLMPTFEKPAQNSDLKPLNLFPTKNKIDSSLGKADPERAPMTIFYNGQMIMFNEFPVEKAKELIAMATNTQTPNILPCADVNSVVPRPAVSKVVPGFGNQRAYSDLPIARRSSLARFLEKRKDRLTSKAPYLKGSNEGASSEEEENKAWLGLTAQFPVKIEPEL is encoded by the exons ATGGGTTCGTCGGAAACTATGGATTCCGGGAGATTCTCCGGCCAGAGGTCCAACTTCTCTCACACGTGTGCGCTTTTGAGCCAGTACTTGAAGGAGAAGGGCTCGTTTGGAGATCTCAGCCTCG GGACACCCACGATGAATCTGATGCCAACGTTTGAGAAACCTGCCCAGAATTCGGATCTCAAACCCCTGAACTTGTTTCCTACcaagaacaagattgattccAG TTTGGGAAAGGCAGATCCAGAAAGGGCACCAATGACAATCTTCTATAATGGTCAAATGATCATGTTCAATGAGTTTCCAGTTGAGAAGGCTAAGGAGCTGATTGCTATGGCTACCAACACCCAAACCCCCAACATCTTACCATGTGCTGATGTCAACTCTGTGGTTCCAAGACCAGCTGTTTCTAAGGTTGTCCCCGGTTTTGGAAACCAGAGAGCCTATTCTG ACTTGCCTATTGCTAGGAGGAGTTCCCTTGCCAGGTTCTTGGAGAAGAGAAAGGATAG GCTTACTTCCAAGGCACCATACCTGAAGGGCAGCAATGAGGGGGCTTCATCTGAGGAAGAAGAGAACAAGGCATGGCTGGGATTGACTGCCCAATTTCCAGTGAAAATTGAGCCTGAATTATAG
- the LOC115997080 gene encoding oligouridylate-binding protein 1-like → MQQQRLKQQQALMQQSLYHPGLLAPQPIEPILSGNLPPGFDTSACRSVYVGNIHPQVTELLLQEVFSSTGPLEGCKLIRKEKSSYGFVDYFDRGSAALAILSLNGRQLFGQPIKVNWAYASAQREDTSNHFNIFVGDLSPEVTDATLFACFSVYPSCSDARVMWDQKSGRSRGFGFVSFRNQQEAQGAINDLNGKWLGSRQIRCNWATKGAGSSDDKQTSDAKSVVEITNGISDENQEKTNEDAPENNPQYTTVYVGNLAPEVTSVDLHRLFHSLCAGVIEDVRVQRDKGFGFVRYSTHAEAARAIQLGNARILFGKPVKCSWGSKPTMPGTSSAPLPPPAAHIPDVSATNLAAYEMQLALSKMGAAQALMHPQGQRIGAANHQAMYDGSYPGIATTQPPMYYQ, encoded by the exons ATGCAGCAGCAGAGGTTGAAACAGCAACAAGCATTGATGCAGCAATCTCTATACCATCCGGGCCTTCTAGCTCCTCAGCCG ATAGAGCCCATCTTGAGTGGAAATCTACCCCCTGGCTTTGATACAAGTGCTTGCCGCAGTGT CTATGTTGGAAACATCCACCCTCAAGTCACAGAACTTCTTCTTCAAGAGGTTTTCTCAAGTACAGGTCCCCTTGAAGGATGCAAGCTTATAAGAAAAGAGAAG TCGTCATATGGCTTTGTGGATTATTTTGATCGCGGCTCAGCTGCCCTTGCTATTTTGTCCTTGAATGGAAGGCAGTT GTTTGGGCAGCCTATAAAAGTTAACTGGGCTTATGCCAGTGCTCAGAGAGAGGACACTTCAA ACCACTTCAACATTTTTGTGGGTGATCTTAGCCCAGAGGTTACAGATGCCACCTTGTTTGCATGCTTTTCGGTCTATCCTAGTTGCTC AGATGCAAGGGTGATGTGGGATCAGAAGTCAGGACGCTCAAGGGGGTTTGGATTTGTTTCTTTCCGCAATCAGCAG GAAGCACAAGGTGCAATAAATGACTTAAATG GAAAGTGGCTTGGAAGCAGACAAATTCGTTGCAATTGGGCAACAAAAGGTGCTGGATCAAGTGATGACAAGCAGACCTCAGATGCTAAAAGTGTTGTGGAAATAACAAATGGCATTTCAG ATGAGAATCAGGAGAAGACCAATGAAGATGCACCTGAAAATAATCCCCAATATACCACTGTTTATGTTGGCAATCTTGCTCCTGAA GTTACTTCTGTTGACCTCCACCGTCTCTTTCATTCCCTTTGCGCTGGAGTCATTGAAGATGTCCGTGTTCAACGTGACAAAGGCTTTGGATTTGTAAGATACAGCACCCATGCTGAAGCAGCTCGGGCCATTCAACTGGGGAATGCCCGAATTCTTTTTGGCAAACCTGTCAAG TGCTCGTGGGGAAGTAAGCCGACCATGCCTGGAACCAGTTCCGCCCCTCTGCCACCGCCAGCAGCACACATACCCGATGTTTCCGCCACCAATCTCGCAGCCTATGAAATGCAACTCGCGTTGAGCAAAATGGGCGCTGCACAAGCTCTGATGCACCCCCAAGGCCAGCGAATTGGCGCTGCTAATCATCAGGCAATGTACGACGGCAGTTATCCGGGCATCGCCACAACTCAACCACCAATGTACTATCAGTAA
- the LOC115995701 gene encoding FCS-Like Zinc finger 13-like, with product MLGKRLNPVAGKIAGGPASPRSPLKSFDLGGVGLAIVAALEKSCERGEIAGRKVVCSRNSRRSVPIPVSSGRIPARIVGSFGRSLEEEEEEEEYTVVTCRGSDNKPYTKVYGEVPSSRNNRPSVFMISPARLGDIPACPDSDFLSSCHLCRKKLSGKDIYMYRGETAFCSTECRYRQIVMDEHKEKCSSEISRSADISSSPYTNGLMFSTGILAI from the exons ATGCTGGGCAAGAGATTAAACCCGGTGGCCGGAAAGATCGCCGGCGGGCCGGCAAGCCCGAGAAGTCCTTTGAAAAGCTTCGATCTTGGAGGGGTTGGGCTGGCGATCGTGGCCGCCCTGGAAAAATCTTGCGAGAGAGGGGAGATTGCGGGGAGAAAGGTGGTTTGTAGCCGGAATTCGCGGCGGTCGGTGCCGATTCCAGTGAGCTCCGGGAGGATTCCGGCAAGAATTGTGGGGAGTTTTGGACGGAGCctagaggaggaagaagaagaagaggagtaTACGGTGGTTACTTGCCGCGGCTCCGACAATAAACCGTACACTAAAGTCTACGGCGAAGTCCCGAGCTCCAGAAACAACCGGCCGAGCGTTTTCATGATTTCTCCGGCGAGGCTCGGCGATATTCCGGCGTGCCCGGATTCCGATTTTCTCAGCTCCTGTCATTTATGCCGGAAAAAACTCTCGGGCAAAGATATTTACATGTACAG GGGTGAAACGGCGTTTTGTAGCACGGAGTGTAGATATCGGCAGATAGTAATGGACGAGCACAAAGAGAAGTGCAGTTCGGAGATTTCTAGGTCCGCCGATATCTCGAGCTCCCCTTACACAAACGGCCTGATGTTTTCAACCGGAATTCTGGCCATCTGA
- the LOC115995548 gene encoding 20 kDa chaperonin, chloroplastic-like: protein MTTTQLTASTISAKGFALFEGLRSSSTVKIASFAPPRQNISRSFPALVVKAATTITPKYTSLKPLGDRVLVKLRPAEEKSVGGILLPTTAQSKPQGGEVVAVGEGREIGKNKVEISVKVGTQIVYSKYAGTELEFNGAKHLILKEDDIVGILDTDDVRDLKPLNDRVLIKVAEVEEKTSGGLLLSAASKEKPSIGTVLAVGPGPLDEEGNRKSLSVSTGSTILFSKYAGNEFKGVDGSDYIVLRVSDVIAVLS from the exons ATGACAACGACTCAGCTTACTGCATCAACTATCTCGGCAAAGGGTTTTGCTCTATTCGAAGGGCTCAGGTCTTCCAGTACCGTCAAAATCGCATCTTTTGCTCCTCCCCGGCAGAATATAAGCCGGAGTTTCCCTGCCCTCGTCGTCAAGGCTGCCACCACCATTACCCCCAAG TACACTTCACTAAAACCATTGGGCGATAGAGTACTGGTAAAGTTAAGACCTGCAGAGGAGAAGAGTGTTGGTGGTATCTTACTTCCAACAACTGCACAGTCAAAACCCCAGGGTGGTGAGGTTGTTGCTGTTGGAGAGGGCCGTGAAATTGGGAAGAATAAGGTGGAAATCAGTGTGAAG GTTGGAACCCAAATTGTGTACTCGAAATATGCCGGGACAGAGTTAGAGTTCAATGGAGCAAAGCACCTAATATTAAAAGAGGATGACATTGTTGGTATTCTTGATACAGATGATGTCAGGGACTTGAAACCCCTAAATGACAGAGTTCTAATTAAG GTTGCTGAAGTTGAGGAAAAAACTTCGGGAGGCTTGTTGCTTAGTGCTGCAAGCAAGGAGAAGCCTTCCATTGGCACG GTTCTGGCTGTCGGGCCTGGTCCTCTCGATGAAGAAGGGAACAGGAAATCTTTATCAGTTTCTACGGGAAGCACTATCCTCTTTTCCAAGTATGCTGGAAATGAATTTAAAGGTGTTGATGGTTCGGATTACATTGTGTTGAGGGTGTCTGATGTAATCGCGGTGCTTTCTTAG